The following are encoded together in the Ralstonia insidiosa genome:
- the folE2 gene encoding GTP cyclohydrolase FolE2 encodes MNDMNPAFVMPDVQSSHDTRQIPIQRVGVRGVRYPMSLQTPSGVQNTVGTYNLDVHLPADQKGTHMSRFVALLEEEREPLNLAQFQLLLEKMLEKLEADAGRIEVHFPYFVSKTAPVSGVQSLMDYEVTMIGEVRDGHTKVRVKALVPVTSLCPCSKKISQYGAHNQRSHITIDAELAADTPVESLIRMAEEEASCELWGLLKRPDEKFVTERAYENPKFVEDLVRDIAMRLNLDDRIVAYTLEAENFESIHNHSAYALIERDKRLDK; translated from the coding sequence ATGAACGATATGAACCCAGCCTTCGTGATGCCGGATGTGCAGTCCAGCCACGACACCCGCCAGATCCCGATTCAACGCGTGGGCGTGCGTGGCGTGCGTTACCCGATGTCGCTGCAGACCCCGTCGGGCGTGCAGAACACTGTCGGTACGTACAACCTGGATGTGCACCTGCCCGCTGACCAGAAGGGCACGCACATGTCGCGCTTCGTCGCGCTGCTCGAAGAAGAGCGCGAGCCGCTCAACCTGGCCCAATTCCAGCTGCTGCTGGAAAAGATGCTGGAGAAGCTCGAAGCCGACGCTGGCCGCATCGAAGTTCACTTCCCATATTTCGTCAGCAAAACGGCCCCGGTGTCGGGCGTGCAGTCGCTGATGGACTATGAAGTGACGATGATTGGCGAAGTGCGTGACGGCCACACCAAGGTGCGCGTCAAGGCGCTGGTGCCGGTGACGAGCCTGTGCCCGTGCTCGAAGAAGATCTCGCAGTACGGCGCGCACAACCAGCGCTCGCACATCACGATCGACGCCGAGCTGGCGGCCGATACGCCGGTCGAATCGCTGATCCGCATGGCCGAAGAAGAGGCGTCGTGCGAGCTGTGGGGCCTGCTCAAGCGCCCGGACGAGAAGTTCGTGACCGAGCGTGCGTACGAAAACCCGAAGTTCGTGGAAGACCTCGTGCGTGACATCGCGATGCGCCTGAATTTGGACGACCGCATCGTCGCCTACACGCTGGAAGCCGAGAACTTCGAGTCGATCCACAATCACAGCGCCTATGCGCTGATCGAGCGCGACAAGCGTCTCGACAAGTAA